One stretch of Tribolium castaneum strain GA2 chromosome 5, icTriCast1.1, whole genome shotgun sequence DNA includes these proteins:
- the LOC658358 gene encoding angio-associated migratory cell protein produces MEEDDVEVIYLDEDEDFAEEVPDEDMFSEEPEDDEDFSKTTFAKHSKSVFCGDLSKNSELAATGGEDDFAYLWSTQTGDVKLTCTGHKDSVIAVCFNHDNKLLATGDMSGLIQVWNVQDSKLIWCYESDDLEWLSWHTFANVLIAGTQSGEVYVWQIPQGNCHVLTSHGSSCTCGKLLPDGKQILAGYADGLVKLWDIKSGTVKWQVADQSKGNVTSIEIDSSGTLCSVAPSSSLINISNGKSLGALLVEGETDIEAHIFSSELNLLVTGSLSGQVCVWDVAKHVIRHQARLDSGITVLKLGSNGTVFIGSTRGPVYLCDVRTGSYLHTLKGHKANVLSLCLALDGGSVLTTSDDKTAKIFLINEIVNKSG; encoded by the coding sequence ATGGAAGAGGACGACGTGGAGGTGATATACTTAGACGAAGACGAAGACTTTGCAGAGGAAGTGCCCGATGAAGACATGTTTAGTGAAGAACCGGAAGACGATGAAGATTTCTCAAAAACCACGTTCGCCAAACATTCAAAATCGGTGTTTTGCGGCGATTTGAGCAAAAACAGCGAGCTTGCGGCGACAGGGGGCGAAGACGACTTTGCCTATCTCTGGTCCACTCAAACCGGGGACGTTAAACTTACGTGCACGGGCCATAAAGACTCGGTAATTGCGGTTTGTTTTAACCACGACAACAAACTGTTAGCGACTGGAGACATGTCCGGTTTGATCCAAGTCTGGAACGTCCAAGACAGCAAACTGATTTGGTGCTACGAGAGCGACGATTTGGAGTGGTTGAGTTGGCACACGTTTGCCAATGTTTTGATCGCTGGGACGCAGTCTGGAGAGGTTTATGTTTGGCAAATCCCCCAAGGCAATTGTCACGTGTTAACGTCTCACGGTTCGTCATGCACTTGCGGGAAATTACTGCCGGACGGTAAACAGATCCTTGCCGGTTATGCCGATGGTTTGGTTAAGTTATGGGACATTAAAAGCGGGACGGTGAAATGGCAAGTTGCGGATCAATCCAAAGGCAATGTCACCTCAATTGAAATCGATTCAAGTGGGACTTTGTGTTCCGTTGCCCCAAGTTCGAGTTTAATCAACATTTCCAACGGGAAATCACTTGGTGCCTTGTTGGTTGAGGGAGAAACGGACATAGAGGCTCACATTTTTAGCAGCGAGCTTAATCTTTTAGTCACTGGGTCGTTAAGTGGGCAAGTGTGCGTCTGGGACGTGGCCAAGCACGTGATAAGGCATCAAGCGAGGCTTGATAGTGGGATAACCGTCTTGAAATTGGGGTCAAACGGGACTGTTTTTATTGGATCAACTAGGGGACCAGTTTACTTGTGTGATGTTCGGACCGGTAGTTACCTCCACACGTTAAAAGGGCATAAAGCTAATGTCTTGAGTTTGTGTCTGGCGCTTGATGGGGGCTCGGTTTTAACTACTTCCGACGACAAAACGGCAAAGATTTTTCTCATTAATGAAATAGTTAATAAATCGGGATGA
- the Tcjhe gene encoding juvenile hormone esterase isoform X1, translating to MFKEQNMKFPKNLFLVLFYTSWKFCDVCAYTPSHPLVYTKYGSVIGSVEYSRNSRAYMSFKGIPFAKPPVGDLRFKAPEPPEPWNFSINGTKDAPFCIQKNYFFSNPKVEGSEDCLYLNVYVPKTEGSQLLPVMVFIHWGGFFAGRGSSDYIGPEYIMDKDVILVTFNYRLGVFGFLSTLDDNAPGNFGLKDQVMALKFVHENIECFGGDNNRVTIFGQSAGSGSVNLHLISPASRGLFQQAISQSGAALDLWARPLNALQPNVTAALAAFTGCSAHIGSSKDIVDCLRKIEATKLAETADNFKYFSIEPLTPYSMVTEKQTDANPNPFLVQDPLESLKAGAFMKIPWMVGSVQDEGILRAAPLIRQPETLQTLNSNFEKLITQMLFLQFSAGANASSLLKNMTDFYLGGKSLIDVNNPKSVQGFINLYGDRAFHYGIYQTVILQLRKGHKPIWMYNFNYKGQYSYGDKFAATDKNVNFTWGVSHCDDLLYLFKSPGLFANLQKDNDILMSKTMVSFWTNFAIYGNPDPHQNLNWNSLNFEKPEGVKVADLNIMHITGNHETGKIAFDVEKSQILDRIAFWAKQSLLENFPDFG from the exons ATGTTTAAAG AACAAAACATGAAGTTTCCTAAAAACCTTTTCTTAGTGCTGTTCTATACAAGCTGGAAATTTTGTGATGTTTGTGCATACACTCCTTCACATCCTCTTGTCTACACCAAGTATGGCTCTGTTATCGGATCAGTGGAATATTCAAGAAACTCGAGAGCTTACATGTCCTTCAAAGGAATCCCATTTGCGAAACCCCCAGTCGGAGACTTACgatttaaa GCGCCTGAACCACCAGAACCGtggaatttttctataaacgGAACCAAAGACGCCCCATTTTGCATCCAGAAAAACTACTTCTTTAGCAACCCAAAGGTAGAAGGAAGCGAAGACTGTTTGTACTTAAATGTATACGTCCCAAAA ACTGAAGGCAGCCAGCTTTTGCCCGTAATGGTGTTCATCCACTGGGGCGGATTTTTCGCCGGCCGGGGCTCCAGCGACTACATTGGCCCTGAATACATCATGGATAAGGACGTTATCTTGGTCACTTTCAACTACCGCTTGGGCGTGTTTGGATTTTTGTCCACACTGGACGACAACGCGCCTGGAAATTTCGGCCTGAAGGACCAAGTCATGGCTTTGAAGTTCGTTCACGAAAATATTGAATGCTTCGGTGGCGACAACAACAGAGTGACAATATTCGGCCAAAGTGCAGGCAGCGGCAGTGTCAACTTGCATTTAATAAGTCCAGCCTCGAGAGGCTTGTTTCAGCAAGCCATCAGTCAAAGTGGGGCTGCTTTGGACTTGTGGGCACGACCACTGAACGCCCTGCAGCCGAATGTCACCGCTGCACTTGCTGCATTTACCGGATGTTCCGCACACATAGGCAGCAGTAAAGATATTGTTGATTGTTTAAGGAAAATTGAAGCCACCAAATTGGCCGAAACTGCCGACAATTTCAAA tatttttccATCGAACCGCTGACTCCGTATTCAATGGTCACGGAAAAACAAACAGACGCCAACCCAAACCCCTTCCTAGTCCAAGATCCTCTGGAGTCGCTGAAAGCTGGCGCCTTCATGAAAATCCCCTGGATGGTGGGTAGTGTCCAAGATGAAGGAATCCTCAGAGCTGCTC cTTTGATCAGACAGCCGGAAACTTTACAAACGCTTAACTCCaactttgaaaaactgataacGCAAATGTTGTTCCTTCAATTCAGTGCTGGGGCGAACGCAAGctcacttttaaaaaatatgaccGACTTTTACCTCGGCGGGAAATCCCTCATAGACGTAAATAACCCGAAAAGTGTTCAAGGATTTATCAAT TTATACGGCGACAGGGCGTTTCATTATGGCATTTACCAAACTGTTATTTTGCAATTGAGAAAGGGACACAAACCGATTTGGATGTACAATTTCAATTACAAAGGCCAGTACAGTTATGGTGATAAGTTTGCCGCGACGGACAAAAACGTAAACTTTACGTGGG GTGTGAGCCACTGTGATGATTTGCTCTATCTATTCAAGTCGCCTGGGCTTTTCGCCAACTTGCAGAAAGACAATGATATTCTTATGAGCAAAACTATGGTGTCTTTTTGGACAAATTTCGCGATTTATgg AAATCCCGATCCTCATCAAAATCTCAACTGGAAtagcttgaattttgagaaGCCAGAGGGCGTCAAAGTTGCGGATTTGAATATAATGCATATTACTGGAAACCACGAAACGGGCAAGATTGCTTTTGATGTTGAGAAAAGCCAAATTCTTGACAGGATCGCATTTTGGGCGAAACAAAGTCTTCTTGAAAATTTCCCTGACTTCGGCTAA
- the Tcjhe gene encoding juvenile hormone esterase isoform X2 has product MKFPKNLFLVLFYTSWKFCDVCAYTPSHPLVYTKYGSVIGSVEYSRNSRAYMSFKGIPFAKPPVGDLRFKAPEPPEPWNFSINGTKDAPFCIQKNYFFSNPKVEGSEDCLYLNVYVPKTEGSQLLPVMVFIHWGGFFAGRGSSDYIGPEYIMDKDVILVTFNYRLGVFGFLSTLDDNAPGNFGLKDQVMALKFVHENIECFGGDNNRVTIFGQSAGSGSVNLHLISPASRGLFQQAISQSGAALDLWARPLNALQPNVTAALAAFTGCSAHIGSSKDIVDCLRKIEATKLAETADNFKYFSIEPLTPYSMVTEKQTDANPNPFLVQDPLESLKAGAFMKIPWMVGSVQDEGILRAAPLIRQPETLQTLNSNFEKLITQMLFLQFSAGANASSLLKNMTDFYLGGKSLIDVNNPKSVQGFINLYGDRAFHYGIYQTVILQLRKGHKPIWMYNFNYKGQYSYGDKFAATDKNVNFTWGVSHCDDLLYLFKSPGLFANLQKDNDILMSKTMVSFWTNFAIYGNPDPHQNLNWNSLNFEKPEGVKVADLNIMHITGNHETGKIAFDVEKSQILDRIAFWAKQSLLENFPDFG; this is encoded by the exons ATGAAGTTTCCTAAAAACCTTTTCTTAGTGCTGTTCTATACAAGCTGGAAATTTTGTGATGTTTGTGCATACACTCCTTCACATCCTCTTGTCTACACCAAGTATGGCTCTGTTATCGGATCAGTGGAATATTCAAGAAACTCGAGAGCTTACATGTCCTTCAAAGGAATCCCATTTGCGAAACCCCCAGTCGGAGACTTACgatttaaa GCGCCTGAACCACCAGAACCGtggaatttttctataaacgGAACCAAAGACGCCCCATTTTGCATCCAGAAAAACTACTTCTTTAGCAACCCAAAGGTAGAAGGAAGCGAAGACTGTTTGTACTTAAATGTATACGTCCCAAAA ACTGAAGGCAGCCAGCTTTTGCCCGTAATGGTGTTCATCCACTGGGGCGGATTTTTCGCCGGCCGGGGCTCCAGCGACTACATTGGCCCTGAATACATCATGGATAAGGACGTTATCTTGGTCACTTTCAACTACCGCTTGGGCGTGTTTGGATTTTTGTCCACACTGGACGACAACGCGCCTGGAAATTTCGGCCTGAAGGACCAAGTCATGGCTTTGAAGTTCGTTCACGAAAATATTGAATGCTTCGGTGGCGACAACAACAGAGTGACAATATTCGGCCAAAGTGCAGGCAGCGGCAGTGTCAACTTGCATTTAATAAGTCCAGCCTCGAGAGGCTTGTTTCAGCAAGCCATCAGTCAAAGTGGGGCTGCTTTGGACTTGTGGGCACGACCACTGAACGCCCTGCAGCCGAATGTCACCGCTGCACTTGCTGCATTTACCGGATGTTCCGCACACATAGGCAGCAGTAAAGATATTGTTGATTGTTTAAGGAAAATTGAAGCCACCAAATTGGCCGAAACTGCCGACAATTTCAAA tatttttccATCGAACCGCTGACTCCGTATTCAATGGTCACGGAAAAACAAACAGACGCCAACCCAAACCCCTTCCTAGTCCAAGATCCTCTGGAGTCGCTGAAAGCTGGCGCCTTCATGAAAATCCCCTGGATGGTGGGTAGTGTCCAAGATGAAGGAATCCTCAGAGCTGCTC cTTTGATCAGACAGCCGGAAACTTTACAAACGCTTAACTCCaactttgaaaaactgataacGCAAATGTTGTTCCTTCAATTCAGTGCTGGGGCGAACGCAAGctcacttttaaaaaatatgaccGACTTTTACCTCGGCGGGAAATCCCTCATAGACGTAAATAACCCGAAAAGTGTTCAAGGATTTATCAAT TTATACGGCGACAGGGCGTTTCATTATGGCATTTACCAAACTGTTATTTTGCAATTGAGAAAGGGACACAAACCGATTTGGATGTACAATTTCAATTACAAAGGCCAGTACAGTTATGGTGATAAGTTTGCCGCGACGGACAAAAACGTAAACTTTACGTGGG GTGTGAGCCACTGTGATGATTTGCTCTATCTATTCAAGTCGCCTGGGCTTTTCGCCAACTTGCAGAAAGACAATGATATTCTTATGAGCAAAACTATGGTGTCTTTTTGGACAAATTTCGCGATTTATgg AAATCCCGATCCTCATCAAAATCTCAACTGGAAtagcttgaattttgagaaGCCAGAGGGCGTCAAAGTTGCGGATTTGAATATAATGCATATTACTGGAAACCACGAAACGGGCAAGATTGCTTTTGATGTTGAGAAAAGCCAAATTCTTGACAGGATCGCATTTTGGGCGAAACAAAGTCTTCTTGAAAATTTCCCTGACTTCGGCTAA
- the Tcjhe gene encoding juvenile hormone esterase precursor (The RefSeq protein has 2 substitutions compared to this genomic sequence), protein MKFPKTLFLVLFYTSWKFCDVCAYTPSHPLVYTKYGSVIGSVEYSRNSRAYMSFKGIPFAKPPVGDLRFKAPEPPEPWNFSINGTKDAPFCIQKNYFFSNPKVEGSEDCLYLNVYVPKTEGSQLLPVMVFIHWGGFFAGRGSSDYNGPEYIMDKDVILVTFNYRLGVFGFLSTLDDNAPGNFGLKDQVMALKFVHENIECFGGDNNRVTIFGQSAGSGSVNLHLISPASRGLFQQAISQSGAALDLWARPLNALQPNVTAALAAFTGCSAHIGSSKDIVDCLRKIEATKLAETADNFKYFSIEPLTPYSMVTEKQTDANPNPFLVQDPLESLKAGAFMKIPWMVGSVQDEGILRAAPLIRQPETLQTLNSNFEKLITQMLFLQFSAGANASSLLKNMTDFYLGGKSLIDVNNPKSVQGFINLYGDRAFHYGIYQTVILQLRKGHKPIWMYNFNYKGQYSYGDKFAATDKNVNFTWGVSHCDDLLYLFKSPGLFANLQKDNDILMSKTMVSFWTNFAIYGNPDPHQNLNWNSLNFEKPEGVKVADLNIMHITGNHETGKIAFDVEKSQILDRIAFWAKQSLLENFPDFG, encoded by the exons ATGAAGTTTCCTAAAAACCTTTTCTTAGTGCTGTTCTATACAAGCTGGAAATTTTGTGATGTTTGTGCATACACTCCTTCACATCCTCTTGTCTACACCAAGTATGGCTCTGTTATCGGATCAGTGGAATATTCAAGAAACTCGAGAGCTTACATGTCCTTCAAAGGAATCCCATTTGCGAAACCCCCAGTCGGAGACTTACgatttaaa GCGCCTGAACCACCAGAACCGtggaatttttctataaacgGAACCAAAGACGCCCCATTTTGCATCCAGAAAAACTACTTCTTTAGCAACCCAAAGGTAGAAGGAAGCGAAGACTGTTTGTACTTAAATGTATACGTCCCAAAA ACTGAAGGCAGCCAGCTTTTGCCCGTAATGGTGTTCATCCACTGGGGCGGATTTTTCGCCGGCCGGGGCTCCAGCGACTACATTGGCCCTGAATACATCATGGATAAGGACGTTATCTTGGTCACTTTCAACTACCGCTTGGGCGTGTTTGGATTTTTGTCCACACTGGACGACAACGCGCCTGGAAATTTCGGCCTGAAGGACCAAGTCATGGCTTTGAAGTTCGTTCACGAAAATATTGAATGCTTCGGTGGCGACAACAACAGAGTGACAATATTCGGCCAAAGTGCAGGCAGCGGCAGTGTCAACTTGCATTTAATAAGTCCAGCCTCGAGAGGCTTGTTTCAGCAAGCCATCAGTCAAAGTGGGGCTGCTTTGGACTTGTGGGCACGACCACTGAACGCCCTGCAGCCGAATGTCACCGCTGCACTTGCTGCATTTACCGGATGTTCCGCACACATAGGCAGCAGTAAAGATATTGTTGATTGTTTAAGGAAAATTGAAGCCACCAAATTGGCCGAAACTGCCGACAATTTCAAA tatttttccATCGAACCGCTGACTCCGTATTCAATGGTCACGGAAAAACAAACAGACGCCAACCCAAACCCCTTCCTAGTCCAAGATCCTCTGGAGTCGCTGAAAGCTGGCGCCTTCATGAAAATCCCCTGGATGGTGGGTAGTGTCCAAGATGAAGGAATCCTCAGAGCTGCTC cTTTGATCAGACAGCCGGAAACTTTACAAACGCTTAACTCCaactttgaaaaactgataacGCAAATGTTGTTCCTTCAATTCAGTGCTGGGGCGAACGCAAGctcacttttaaaaaatatgaccGACTTTTACCTCGGCGGGAAATCCCTCATAGACGTAAATAACCCGAAAAGTGTTCAAGGATTTATCAAT TTATACGGCGACAGGGCGTTTCATTATGGCATTTACCAAACTGTTATTTTGCAATTGAGAAAGGGACACAAACCGATTTGGATGTACAATTTCAATTACAAAGGCCAGTACAGTTATGGTGATAAGTTTGCCGCGACGGACAAAAACGTAAACTTTACGTGGG GTGTGAGCCACTGTGATGATTTGCTCTATCTATTCAAGTCGCCTGGGCTTTTCGCCAACTTGCAGAAAGACAATGATATTCTTATGAGCAAAACTATGGTGTCTTTTTGGACAAATTTCGCGATTTATgg AAATCCCGATCCTCATCAAAATCTCAACTGGAAtagcttgaattttgagaaGCCAGAGGGCGTCAAAGTTGCGGATTTGAATATAATGCATATTACTGGAAACCACGAAACGGGCAAGATTGCTTTTGATGTTGAGAAAAGCCAAATTCTTGACAGGATCGCATTTTGGGCGAAACAAAGTCTTCTTGAAAATTTCCCTGACTTCGGCTAA
- the Mct1 gene encoding monocarboxylate transporter 12: MSVGHQAKRQEDEEESDAPAPPDGGWGWMVVFGSFMIHIITDGVTYSFGVFYDEFLDYFQEGKAATAWVLSILVGVTLCSGPISSSFVNRWGCRPVTIAGAIIGSICMIISVFAQNVTTLYFTIGIGTGFGFGLIYLPAIVSVTTYFEKKRSLATGIAVCGSGFGTFIFAPIITRLLVEYGWRGAMLIIAGIVLECIVFGALFRPLETEEDKNLKPPPKITLKSIEAKVDLHVSEHNLQQISTMNGNGEIHRPHSLGHFSMPRGTKLLEPSKNISNGKTYEASRLALSQPMLALADRPFQHRYGSQNLRKHGPLDKPDVFYQGSLMNIPSYRSRLDLKNREEMAFLGRRQSSISYRRRHVDTNKSQTTMCGCIPCSQETKDTLKEMLDFSLFHDWIFILFITSNFLTSIGFNIPYVYIVPKAKSMNLSAKEASMLLSIIGFANTIGRIVLGYFSDKAWVNRLMVYNWCLTLCGIATTFSAFCPTFYTLALFASVFGFTIGAYVGLTSVILVDLLGLERLTNAFGLLLLFQGIASLIGPPMAGALYDATLSYDPGFYLSGITISLSGVILFFIPPIQRCKDRKQERNPTDI, encoded by the exons ATGTCAGTGGGTCATCAAGCGAAAAGGCAGGAAGATGAGGAAGAAAGCGATGCACCGGCACCCCCGGACGGGGGCTGGGGCTGGATGGTGGTCTTTGGCTCTTTTATGATACACATTATCA ctGATGGGGTAACATATTCCTTTGGAGTTTTCTACGACGAATTCTTAGATTATTTCCAAGAGGGAAAGGCAGCCACAGCGTGGGTTCTTTCCATCCTAGTTGGTGTAACACTTTGTTCAG gtccaatttCAAGTTCCTTTGTTAACCGATGGGGCTGCCGTCCAGTGACCATCGCCGGCGCCATAATCGGCAGCATTTGCATGATAATATCCGTATTTGCCCAAAACGTCACAACCCTCTACTTCACCATCGGCATAGGAACAGGCTTCGGTTTCGGCCTCATCTACCTTCCAGCAATAGTCAGCGTCACCACCTATTTCGAAAAGAAACGCTCTCTTGCCACCGGCATAGCAGTCTGTGGCTCAGGCTTTGGCACCTTCATTTTCGCTCCTATAATAACCCGACTACTTGTGGAGTACGGCTGGAGGGGCGCCATGTTAATTATAGCCGGCATAGTCCTGGAATGCATTGTCTTCGGCGCCCTGTTCCGGCCTCTGGAGACCGAAGAAGACAAGAACTTGAAACCACCACCAAAAATCACCCTCAAATCGATCGAAGCCAAAGTGGACTTGCACGTGTCCGAACACAACTTGCAGCAGATTTCGACAATGAACGGAAACGGGGAAATACACAGACCGCACAGTTTGGGCCACTTTTCCATGCCGCGAGGCACCAAACTCCTGGAGCCCAGCAAGAACATATCCAATGGGAAGACGTACGAGGCGTCCAGACTTGCCCTAAGCCAGCCGATGCTGGCCCTGGCCGACAGGCCCTTCCAGCACCGGTACGGGAGCCAGAATTTGCGGAAACATGGGCCTTTGGACAAGCCGGATGTGTTCTACCAGGGCAGTTTAATGAACATACCGTCGTACAGGTCGCGGCTTGATTTGAAAAATCGGGAAGAAATGGCTTTTCTGGGCCGACGACAGTCGTCAATTAGTTACAGGAGGCGACATGTGGACACTAACAAGTCGCAAACGACAATGTGTGGGTGCATTCCCTGCTCGCAAGAAACCAAAGACACGCTGAAGGAGATGCTAGACTTTAGCCTTTTCCACGACTGGATTTTCATTCTCTTCATCACGAGCAATTTTCTGACGAGCATTGGCTTTAATATACCGTACGTTTACATCGTGCCGAAGGCCAAATCGATGAACTTGTCGGCGAAAGAAGCGAGCATGTTGCTGTCCATTATCGGGTTTGCTAACACGATTGGGAGGATCGTTTTGGGGTACTTTTCCGATAAGGCTTGGGTTAATCGCCTTATGGTTTACAACTGGTGCCTAACACTTTGTGGAATAG CCACGACTTTTAGTGCCTTTTGTCCCACGTTCTACACTTTGGCACTATTTGCCAGTGTGTTTGGTTTTACGATTGGAGCGTACGTTGGACTCACGTCTGTTATCCTGGTCGATTTGCTAGGACTCGAGCGACTTACGAATGCCTTCGggcttttgcttttatttcaaGGGATTGCTTCGCTTATTGGACCCCCCATGGCAG GTGCCTTGTATGATGCAACGCTTTCGTACGATCCCGGATTCTATCTGTCTGGAATTACGATTTCTCTCAGTGGGGTCATCCTGTTCTTCATTCCTCCAATCCAGCGGTGTAAAGACAGAAAGCAGGAACGGAATCCCACTGATATATAG
- the LOC658045 gene encoding PITH domain-containing protein CG6153, with translation MAPHGRCCEGDHQHRDTPEMGVEYSLYTKIDKNNLECLNEATEGTGKTVFKPWEERLNFDVYVESDADEELLFNIPFTGNVKLKGIIIIGEDADTHPNKVRMFKNRPRMTFDDVSAVADQEFQLHVDNTGLLEYATKVVTFNSVHHLTLHFPSNFGADTTRIYYIGLRGEYSEAHHHGVTICTYESRPNIADHEKLQDNVTHRVQ, from the exons atggccCCCCATGGAAGATGCTGTGAGGGTGACCACCAGCACCGTGATACCCCCGAAATGGGGGTAGAGTACAGCCTTTAcaccaaaatcgacaaaaacaaCCTCGAGTGTCTCAACGAGGCCACCGAAGGCACGGGTAAGACTGTGTTCAAGCCATGGGAAGAGCGTCTCAATTTCGACGTC TACGTAGAATCGGACGCTGACGAGGAATTACTCTTCAATATTCCCTTCACGGGCAATGTGAAACTCAAAGGTATTATAATAATCGGCGAGGACGCCGATACACACCCCAATAAAGTCAGGAT GTTCAAAAATCGCCCCCGGATGACTTTCGATGATGTGAGCGCGGTTGCCGATCAGGAGTTTCAGTTGCATGTCGATAATACGGGGCTGTTGGAGTATGCGACCAA GGTTGTTACCTTTAATAGCGTGCACCACTTAACGTTACATTTCCCAAGTAATTTCGGGGCTGATACGACTAGGATTTATTATATTGGCCTGAGGGGGGAGTATAGTGAAGCGCACCATCATGGGGTCACTATCTGTACTTATGAGTCCAGACCCAACATAGCCGACCATGAGAAGCTTCAAGATAATGTGACTCACCGTGTTCAGTGA